The sequence below is a genomic window from Lolium perenne isolate Kyuss_39 chromosome 7, Kyuss_2.0, whole genome shotgun sequence.
CTTGCAGTAGATGCTTATTAACTCTCATCTCTCGCTTTCTTTCGTTCAGGTTAATGAACAAAACACGAGGTTAATTAACAACAGACGAGGTTGCACCCTACCCTTTGGTTTAATCAACCTTTTTCATCTAATCTAGTGAATCTTATTATCGTTCTTCTGCGGACTCCAGCAGTATTTTGGAATCGTGGCACTCAACTTATCACAAAAACGCTCTGTCAGATAGAAGCATGACATGAGAACAGTAGGAATTGCTTCCGCCGCAGCTTAAATTAAAAATTCTTTTCGTGAACCGTGCTGTGAAAAAGTAAGTTGGTTAGTCAAATGATAAACAGTCAAAACTTAATAGGCAAACAATGTTCCCCTGTTTAATCGACCGTAATACTACCAAGCAGAGCATAAGAACAAGGAACCGTAGCACAACTTAAAACACGAAATTGCATCTTACAATTCTTTTTTTTATAAAATATcgtgaagataccaattacacccaaccATTTTAACAACACAGCTAatagcagtacggatgcacacagaataaaaaaagaaactaagaaataaaagtcctgcTACCATGTACCAGACACAAACAACACAAAAACAACACCCAAAGTTCAGGTTCTCCAAAAATGCTGCCTCCAAAAAGAAAACAGTGCACAAGCACTATCGTCGCGCGATCGAGATCTTAGGATTTTATCCTGAAtatagtctccgatctcaaaataATTCCTTGAACAAGATCGTTGCCAGCCATAACCAACTAAGACCAGAGCATGGATTTTCATCCTGAAAGGCCTCAAACCGTTAAAATTTCGGCCGCATACGGTTTTAGATAAAAAAAATAATAATGATTAGAACAGACCCCTCAAAGTCGCCAAAACCTTAAGAAGTTTTGAGGGGGTCGGTAAACGCAGGCTCCAAACCCATAGAAGAGCGGTTTCAAGGGACGATACGGGCGCAGATCCTCATCGCTACCAGACCATGGCGCGAACAGATTCTCCACACTCCTCGTTCCCGCGAAGTCCGCCACAGATCCCATAGTCCCCGCTTGCTGCCACTCGCCGCGCCTCCCTAGCGCTGCAATGGCCGCTCCTACCCTGCTGGAGGGTGCTTCCCAGCTCGCGCTAGTCGACCGTTCCCGCATCTCGATCCGCCACCGCCGTCGCCTAGCTCGCGCTCGTCCCAGTGACTGCCTCCGGCAACTGCAGGGTTAAGCGTAGGTGGCAGGGAAACCACCTTGTCAAGGTTGATGCTCCCGCTGCAGTTGTTGGATCGCCCCGGTGGGCAGCCAGCGTAGGCGAGGAAGGGGGCAAATAAACCGGCGACGAAGAAGTCACCCAAGAAAGTTTCTTTGGTGGCTCTGACTGCATCAAGCGCTTCGGCCACTCATGGCGCCACCGACCTCAAGTGGTTCGATTGCGAGCCACCAAGGTAATCTTCTGATTCTTGAGACCCATCGTTGTTCTTCCGTCGGTTGGGATCTCAATTGTCGTTTGTAGGGCGAACGAGACTGTGCCTCCGATGTCATTCGTGAGCATGCTCAATGAAGGGCCCGTCGATCCCGACAGTACGCCGCTCGGACATGATTATGACAAGAACATTGAGGACTACGAGAATGGCGAGCTCAGCGCGGGTGACAACTCCGACGATGAGTGCGATGAGATGAAGAACGTAAGACAAGAGGAGGTTGCGGTGTTTATCTATGGGTTGGCATCGCCGAAGCCTGAAGGTGAAAACTGTGAGGACTGCAAACTGCACCGAGGTCGAGGACGTGGCGCTGAGCAGGGCTTGGGAGTCGGTCTCGCTCGATGCCGTAACCGGCACCAATCAAACTGGGAAGCATTATTGGCAAAGAATCAAAGACAAGTTCTTCTAAAACATGCCGTGTCTCACGTTGATACCGGCGCGCTCTTATTGGTCACTCCAATGCCGTTGGTATGTCATCAAGAATGCTTGTAGCCGAATTACCGGTTGCATCGAGCAAGTGAGGAATACCCCTCCTAGTGGCACCACTATTGAGGATTCAGAGAGTTGCTATCTCACATATGCCGATGCATTATTTGCTTGTTCCATTTCATATGCCCATGCATTGTTTGCTTGTGCATTGTAGGAAAGATTTGCCATGGAGAGGTATAGGCAAATGCCGGCTTCGAAAGGAAGGACATTCTTGTTGATGCATTGCTTCAAGTTGCTAGAACATAGTGATAAATGGAAGGTTAGGGAGCAAGAAGCATCGCCGATGAGAGGGGAATTTGTCCAATTGGACGATGATGTGCTCCTAgccaagggaaagaacaaggtaAGGCCGGATGGTAACAAGAGTGCCAAGGAGAAGATTAGGAAGCAAGCCGAGACACAACGTTGTAGGGACAAGATTGATGAAATGATGAAGTCCAAGGAGAATTTGGTGACACAAGACTTTGGAGACTAAGTTGATGATGATGGAGAGGAGAAGCCAAGAGAAGCAAGCCAAGTGGGACCTACTACAGGAAGAGGTTGCGCAAGGCTGCCATGGAGGATAGGAGAGCTAGTGTGGACGAGAAGCGCGCCATGGCGGAGCTCATTGAGGAGGAGAACAAAATCATGATGATGGATCCATCCAACATGGATGTGTACATAAGGAAATGGTGGGACTATGCAAGAATGGAGATCTTGCAAAGGAGGAGGGAAGTGGGGTTGGTTCGTGCAGCGGCAGAGGCGTCTTCTTGTGCGGCGGCATGTGGTGACGGCGGTGGTGATGCTTCGGTGAGCGGtgtaggtggtggtggtggctttGAGGACACGACGACCGCCGGCCCTGAGtgatccctcgtcgatctgccatAGCGACTTCTCTTTTGGTGTAGTTGATAGTTATGCGACGTGGTAAACTGCGATCAGCAGATGGACGATGAATTTGCCTTTTTAAAACCATTGCGTATTGTCGCATATTTGCCAAATTTCGTTGAAACTATGCAAAACCCTGATTTACGGTTCAGTTTGAAGTTTTAGTTTGATTTTGCGCATACCAGATTCGGCTGTTAATCACGTTTTATGGTTTGAGGGGTCCGCTAGAGATGTTCTAACATACCTTTAGACAACAAAGCATCTTCTAACTAGGATCACTCTACCGAACACATTAGGGCATGGCATCATCAGATTCTGCCTATGGGAATGATACACTCGGTGGGGAAGGCATGGGGATACCGCTTCCGGTCTTCGCAGTAGTCGTAGGCCATGTAGTTCATGCGCACCCAGTTGAGCGTCATCCAGCTCCACCAGTCCAGCGTCTGCCCCATCCACGACGACGCCGACGACGGCAGGTGGTCGCCCCCGCACCGCGTCGTTGCTCCGTTGCCGCGCCACACGCAGGCGCTGCTCGCGCTGAACCGCCGGTACGCGGCCACGAACGGCGCCTCCGACCAGTTCGTCTTGACGCGCCCGCCCTGAGTCGCCCACTCCTCGGCGTTCCAGATGCTCGCGAAGACGTGCACCGGCTGCCGCGTCGGGAACGGCACACCGTTCGCCTCGTTGTTCCTGAACACCCTGATCGGCGTGCCGTCGATGTACAGGCTGCACGTTCCACATGATGTTGAGCGGGTTCCAGAGGAGGGAGTAGGTGTGGAAGTCGGCGCGCGGTGGGGTGGAACCACATGCGCGCGGAACTGGTAGCTGCTCCCGCGCGGCCGCCCTTCCCCTGGCTGGCTGTACTGTACACGTTCGTGTGCACCGCGTACGGCTCGCCGCTCGCGTTGCCCTGAGACGAGCTTGAGCTGCACATCGAAGCGGCCGTAGAGGGTACTGGCTCTTGGACTGGAACATCCGCGTGCACGCCAGCTAGCGTACATTCACGTCTCGTGCAGGAACATCCGTGTCGTCCAAGCGCCATCAACGCACGCACGCGTCTCGCGGGTCGCAAGCCAGCTGGATGGATGGCCCGATCGATCCTTGCATCATTGCATTTGCATGCCAGCTGCCACGCCCGTTGATTCGCGACcagcaaaaaaagaaaaaaaagcaaaGGAAACTTGCCCCGGCCTTGACCACGTTCCGCTGGTTGACCACGGAtcaatcaaatcaaatcaaatcgcTCCTTTTCTTTCTCTCGCGCGCATTGGCATTGCGCTAGCCTTTAATTTGACCTCGTCGCCGGCCGTGCGCGGATCTCTGGAACCGATCCGTGCTCGTGCGCGcgcgctctctctctctcgctctcgATTAAAATTCCATCGTTGTCGGAATAACACCAGCCTTTTATTTAATATATACACATTAcaaacgttgtagtggacgctgccgaacgtcatctccatattcCCTTGTAGATCTGAAAAAGTCGAGCGAGAAGAGTCGTTGTGCGTGGTGAActcataggagccgaatcgaatcgggcttcctaaGATtggcgatgacgatgatgatggcgtcgatgaagctgccgacgacatgactggatctgccgatgatgggtcttgtgccgacagggtccccacagacagcgccaattgtcgagggtactcctcggcaatgccctccgattggggcttagggttgatggaatcatgtaggctgacacgagacatcggttaacaggtttggggccctcgatgaggtaaacccttacgtcctgcctgtctgatcttgattatgaaaatatcgggttacaatggggtaccgaaggtttcggctgtgatctcgtcgagaggctaagtgctacggcgacctagctctggacttatggtggctaaagttgctaagattgattgtgtccctcggaagCCCCTCtcatggcctttatataggaggccaggtctcaagagaactATCCGGGTAcaactaggtttacaaaagacctaactctagactttccttgttcaGCTCCTCTTCGTtttgtacttcaaggaatcttccgcaGCAGCATCCTAGTGgtccatcttgccatcgggtatcttcatgggcttTCGGTTGGGCCGTACAtgatagggcaacgtcggttacccaaaaggtaatgcccacgtcagttggGCTTTACATACAGTCTAACCGCCGGTAAAAATGCAAGCGCTGGATCAATCATGTTAGAAAAGCAAGGCAGTTAAGGCTGTTCGACGACAACCCTCTCTCCGAGCATCTATAAGAGTTTGAGATAAGAGAGAGAGGAAAAGTGAGGCAAAGTTTAGAGGCTGGGGAAAGACGAGTAGAACTAATGAAGAAGGGGCACAAAATTAGATAACCCGTCAATAAAATAGAACATTGAATAGGAGGCGGGAACTATGTAATCCAAGTCGTGTAGTCATGTTATATGGAGCAACAAATACGTTTGACCGAGTCGTGTACTATATTGAAGTAGCACACAATATAATTTTTGTACGTAACAACCTATTAATTAATGATCGGAAAAGAAAAATAGTACTTCTAAAATAATGTTAACTTTGGGTTTATCGTACATTTTAGGATTATAATAGTATAGAAAACAATGGTCAAAGTTTCACCACAAAGATCATGGTCTAAAAGGTCACACATTTTAAAACTGTGAAAATAATTATGAGGAAGAAAACTACCCAATAGTTATAACTGTCTAATTTGGCCCACCTAATAATAATGATGAACTATTTTCCTTTAATTTAATCAATAAAATGTATTAATGTGAACTAAATCACATAGTGATTTAACACTACACACTGTACTACTATTGAGCTAATAATATTTACAACCAACACACATGGCTATTTTCACAAACAATGCAATAATCATTAGCCcacatatttgtgttgattaaagTTGTAGTTCATATATATGATACTTTATATACCTTAATATTTTGCAAAGTAGAATCAAACGGTTTCTTATTTTGAAAATTTATATCTATAAAGCCATTACTTTATTTCTCGGACAcacttaacaaaaattaaagatgaCGCCCTCGCAATTAAGAGGGTCACCACTCTAGTTacaaaaaagaaaacaacaaAATCCACTACTCTTTTTTTTCAGCTACAAATTGATCTTAAgtgaaagcaaaaaaaaaaaaaaattatgtgCACTCCTAGAGTTAGTGTGTGCTCTAAATGTGTGCTAGTGTTGTTGCCAAGTTAGTGTATGTAATATAGTATTTACTCAATCACATGAAACATGTcacaaatttgttaaatttggaagGATCTAGATACTATTTAGTGTTTACATATATATTTTTAATTTAGATAGATCTAAGACATATTTTATGGGGCAGAGGTAGTACAAGAACACTTCAAAACAAGAATCCCACAATCCCGCGTAGTGACAGTCGAAGTTATAGTTCTATACATATTGCTGGTAGCAAATCCAGTCCTGCAACAAGTTTGACCTCACATACCGCTACACAGCCCACCGAAAGAAAGAAATTTGTGATTATTCAGATGCGGCTAGACAAAGCACCCTTCCTCTAGAATCACGCTAAACTACATACGCATTAACTAACTAATGGAGATGATCATATTCTGCCTATGGGAATGATGCACTCGGTGGGGAAGGCATGGGGATACCGCTTCCGGTCTTCGCAGTAGTCGTAGGCCATGTAGTTCATGCGCACCCAGTTGAGCGTCATCCAGCTCCACCAGTCCAGCGTCTGTCCCATCCACGACGACGCCGACGATGGCAGGTGGTCGCCCCCGCACCGCGTCGTTGCTCCGTTGCCGCGCCACACGCACGCGCTGCTCGCGTGGAACCGCCGGTACGCGGCCACGAACGGCGCCTCCGACCAGTTCGTCTTGACGCGCCCGCCCTGCGTCGCCCACTCCTCGGCGTTCCAGATGCTCGCGAAGACGTGTACCGGCTGCCGCGTCGGGAACGGCACCCCGTTCGCCTCGTTGTTCCTGAACACCCTGATCGGCGTGCCGTCGATGTACAGGCTGCACGTCCCATATTCAGTAAAGTCGTGTCAGCAACGATGAATGAGTACATAGGTTGCGGTGAGAAGAGATGGAATTGAAGCAATCTGtacgcacatgatgttgagcgggTTCCAGAGGATGGAGTAGGTGTGGAAGTCGGCAGTGGGGTCGAACCAGAGCACGAACTGCTGCTCGCGCTCGCCCTTGCCGTCGCTGAAGATGTTGGTGTGCAGGAGGTAGGGCTCGCCGCTCACGTTGCCCAGGAACTCGAAGTCCACCTCGTCGTGCCTCGCGCCTCCAGTGCAGATCTGCAGCGTTCATCTTCTTCAGTTAGTCAGAAAACATCGACTATCTCACTGAAGAACAGACAGAATTCAGTTTCTATGTCCGGAAGAATACAGAATACAGATTGTATATGGCTACCATAAGTAGTCGGCCTTAGTGGAATTCACGTCTAAGTAAAACTTGGCT
It includes:
- the LOC127312431 gene encoding xyloglucan endotransglucosylase protein 7, whose product is MLGGSLRRLVAALAVALAVLAVSAAAAAAVDRSFHRDFDAVWGKRNARFLEQGRVVELSLDERTGSRLESKDRYLFGRFDLDIRLVAGESAGTITSFYICTGGARHDEVDFEFLGNVSGEPYLLHTNIFSDGKGEREQQFVLWFDPTADFHTYSILWNPLNIILYIDGTPIRVFRNNEANGVPFPTRQPVHVFASIWNAEEWATQGGRVKTNWSEAPFVAAYRRFHASSACVWRGNGATTRCGGDHLPSSASSWMGQTLDWWSWMTLNWVRMNYMAYDYCEDRKRYPHAFPTECIIPIGRI